The window TAACAGTACATCTTGATGCTCTATTAATGCATGAGCCACCCTATCAAGGGCTTTATTTTTATCAACTGAGGATAGGTTAGCCAAAGCAATTTTTGCTTCATTGGCTAATTGACCCTTTTTTATTAATTCATTCATTGGATTCACCTCTTTTTCATCATCATACTTATTAACGATTTTACCACGTTTTTTAACCCTTTACAAGAGTAAAGGGTTAATGTGGATTGATTATCTTTTCACTTTATCCAGCCTACTTCTGTGAGTATGTAGTCTGGTTTGATATCATAAGGGTCGGGCTTCAATGCGTCTACAAGTTGGTTATTATAGCATAGGGCAATTAACATAGGTTTTTCTTGTAATTTAGCTAAATAGCGATCATAAAAACCGCCTCCGTACCCTATACGATTCCTGTTTTTATCAAACACAACACCTGGCATAATAAGCAAAGAGTCTCTTGTTGGTATATGATCAATGGTTGGTTGGGGCTCTAATATACCATATCTACCTGTTGTTAAATCCTCCATTGACGTAATGGGATAAAAAAGCATCTGGCCTTTACCCATAACTTTTGGCACATACACTTCTTTATTATCTTGCCAAGCTTGGTGTATAATACCTCGTGTATCCACTTCGTGGTCATGACTAACATAGCAAAACAGCTTCGTGCATTGTTGGTAATAACTGCTATGAACAAGCTTATGACCTATGATGTGCCCTTTGTTTTTTACCTCATTAGGCAACATGGCTTTTCGACGTACTAAATAGGTTTGTCTCATGATCTGCTTCATTTTTTTTTCTTAGGTACGACAGGTCGAATGTTCCCATCTTGATCTTTGATCTTGATGGTTTTCATGGTATGTTTAAAATTCTTACGTACTAAGGACAAGTATTCATCTCTTAATAGTGATTGTTCTATTTTCTCTTCATCCGTTAACCCTTCTATTTTAGCTTTTTTAGCTAAAGCATTAATACGATCTAATTTTTTCTGTTCCATAAATTGCCTCCACATCTATCTTCATACATTTTTTTAAATTTGTCTTTGTTACCAGTTTTACCAAGCTTATAAAGATAATACTAATTATAAGTCAATAAAAATTTTTTTCAACATATAATTGTATTTTTTTCTTAAGAATATCAAATAATAATATATATTAATGTTGATTGTGTAAAAAATAATCCTATGAGATACTTTTATGATTAGACACTATTCAACTTATAAACCTGGTAAATATAATGACAATCTTTTAATTGACGTAGATTTTACCATTTTGGAGTGAAAAATATGATAAAAAAACTATTTGTATTGTTTATCATCACATGTCTCATTGCAAGTGGATGTGGGACGAAACAGGATGACAAGAAAAACACATCATTAGTCAGTAAATCGCTAAAATATCAACTTGTCAACATCACCGATGAGATCATTAAACTATTAGAAGATAAAGATTATATAAAATGCTATGATGAGTTGACAAATTTTCATGAAAAAGCCAATGAAGTTGGTGTCTATTATGTTGCCGATAATGACCCTGATGCTGTTGATTTCAAATCATTAATTAATGAATTAAGTAAAAACATTAGTAATGAAGCAGATAAACAGAAGATACAACAAGTTGCCATTGATGTAGAAAAGAGTCAAATTAAAATTTTGACAGAAATGGCTGGTGGTGGGAAAGAAGATGGGGAGCAAAAACAATCTGGTGGAGAACAAGATTCAAGTAAATCTAGTGGTGGCAGTTCCGGTGATAAAGAATCCTCTGAAAACGGGGACGATATGAGTTCTGGCGGTGGTGACGCTCAACAACAAGAAAAAGACGCAGAAATTATTTTACCACAAGAAGAATTGTTAAAAAAGTATCCTGAACTACTGCTAACAGATAATGATTTAGCTATACAGAATCGAGCATCTGATTTGTATAAGTATTGCAGTTACATTCTAACCAAAGAAGAAAATGATAAAAAATCAGGTTTAATTAAGCTGAAATATTATCTCTATAAAATTAAATACCTTGCTAAACTAGATAAATACCCAGATATAGGCAAATATCATGATAGTCTTAAAAGTGAATGGAATATGGAATTTTCAAAAGCACAAAAAACCAGTGAAAAAGACGCTAAGATACTGAATTCCATCATTGATAACTTAGATAATCAAATTAGAGAAAAAAATGTTCCCGTTATTGAGATAACCAATGAATTGGCCGTTAAAGCTATTAATAACATTATTGATAAAACCAGTTAACGCTAAGGGGCTGTTTCATTAAAAGCAATTGTTGGCTAGAAGTTTTTGGTAACTATAAGAGGTTAAGCTTCTCAGGCCCTTAAACGTCCGTGTTTAGAGGGCTTGCGCTCCGCCGTCCATGGCTGCGCTTTACGCTTAACCTCTTATAGTTGCCTACGATATTGACGTTATTTGCTTTTTAAGACAGCCCCCATTTATGGCTATTAATGGGCAATAAATAGCGTTCCTATGGGCTTACCTTCAAATATCTTACCAATGACATGATGCATACCAGCATTGGCTATGATCATGTCTACCCCATGGTCCGTTGCAATTTGAGCCGCGCATATTTTGGTAGCCATACCACCTGTACCCACGCAGGAACCAACCCCACCAGCCATTTTTTCAATTTCTTCTGTTATTTCTTCTACTTCTGGTATATGCATGGCTTTATTATTCTTGCGAGGGTCTTCACTATATAAACCATCAATATCAGATAGTAGTATCAGCAAGTCGGCGGTAATTAACGATCCAACAATAGCGGATAAAGTATCGTTATCCCCGTATACGATTTCTTCTGTAGCGACCGTATCGTTCTCATTAACAATGGGAATAACGCCCATCTTTAATAATGCATTGATAGTGTTTTGAGCATTCTGACGGCGTACAGGGTGATCCATTAAATCTTTTGTGATGAGAATCTGAGCTACTTTTTGATTGTATTCACCAAATATTTTCTGATAGCACATCATAAGATTAGCTTGCCCAATAGCTGCAACTGCCTGTTTTTCTTCTATAAGAGAAGGTCGTTTCGTTAAATTCATAACTTTTGTTCCAACAGCAATAGCACCAGAACTGACAAGAACAACTTCTTTCCCCATATTTTTTAAGTTGATAAGTTCTCGAATGAATTTTTCTAAACGTCCATAGTCTATTTCACCTGTCTCACAATGGGTGATGGATGAGGAACCTATTTTAATTACTATTTTTTTCTTGTTTATTAGATTTTCTCGAATTGTCATGTCTATTCCACCTACTCATGATTCATTAAATTAACATGTTAAAGTCACGTTAAACTTCTTATATTGTACATGACCTCTAAGGATTTATCAAGAACAATTTTATGCTTCTAGATTTCTTATGCCCTTCAGGCATTATTGGAAATATAATTTTTTAAATAAACTAAAATCAGGTTTTTAGATTAAATATAGAGGGTTCCATATCTATCCTTTTATTGTTATAATAGAGAAAGTGGTATATGACCACACATGTCACAAAAGAATAAGAATATAATTGAGGTGATGACAATGGATATGAAGGATGCCATTAAACAACTGAACGACATTGATAACAAGCTACATGCCATTAATCATGCACAGGCTATTATTTA is drawn from Vallitalea pronyensis and contains these coding sequences:
- a CDS encoding 5-formyltetrahydrofolate cyclo-ligase, whose protein sequence is MKQIMRQTYLVRRKAMLPNEVKNKGHIIGHKLVHSSYYQQCTKLFCYVSHDHEVDTRGIIHQAWQDNKEVYVPKVMGKGQMLFYPITSMEDLTTGRYGILEPQPTIDHIPTRDSLLIMPGVVFDKNRNRIGYGGGFYDRYLAKLQEKPMLIALCYNNQLVDALKPDPYDIKPDYILTEVGWIK
- a CDS encoding DUF896 domain-containing protein, whose translation is MEQKKLDRINALAKKAKIEGLTDEEKIEQSLLRDEYLSLVRKNFKHTMKTIKIKDQDGNIRPVVPKKKK
- the proB gene encoding glutamate 5-kinase, giving the protein MTIRENLINKKKIVIKIGSSSITHCETGEIDYGRLEKFIRELINLKNMGKEVVLVSSGAIAVGTKVMNLTKRPSLIEEKQAVAAIGQANLMMCYQKIFGEYNQKVAQILITKDLMDHPVRRQNAQNTINALLKMGVIPIVNENDTVATEEIVYGDNDTLSAIVGSLITADLLILLSDIDGLYSEDPRKNNKAMHIPEVEEITEEIEKMAGGVGSCVGTGGMATKICAAQIATDHGVDMIIANAGMHHVIGKIFEGKPIGTLFIAH